The Culex pipiens pallens isolate TS chromosome 2, TS_CPP_V2, whole genome shotgun sequence DNA window GATCGTTCCAAAAATTGAACCGCCTGGGGAGTACATGCACTTCGGAATCCAAAGCTGTCTGTCACGCTTGTCTGAAGATCCAACGGTTTCTTCAATGGAGGAGATCAAATTGGACATTAACATCGATGGACTTCCGATTTCCAAGAATGGAAGATGTGTTTGGCCTATTCTGGCAGCGTTCCCAGATGTGAGGGAAATATCTCCGTTCGTAATCGGATGCTACTCTGGTGTGAAGGAGCCGTCGGATTTCGACAGTTTCCTGTCGGATTTCGTATCAGAAGTGAACCAACTAACAAGAGATGGCGTTGAAATGACACGAGGTGGAATTACTCGACGGCTGAGTTTTAGCATCCGGCTATTCATCTGCGACCGTCCAGCTACGTGCAAGATTACCAGCGTGGTTTCACATGTCAGCAAACATGGATGCCCAAATTGTAACCAGATTGGACACCGGGTCGGACAGGTAACAGTTTACTCTCCGATCAAGGGAAGCGCTCGAGACGATCACTCATTCCGGACCCGTTTGGACAAAGATCACCACAAAGCAGAATCAATAAGTGGCGTCGAGCGAATCAGCGGGTTGGATATGATCAAACAAATTGGTGTTGATCCCATGCACGCTTGTCACCTTGGGGTTACCAAGCGAGTCCTGGAGAGTACGGTTGGGAAAGTAAAGAAAGCAGGGTATGTCGGCACCAGGTTGCGTAAAGTTGGTCGGGAACAAGCAGGACAGTTTTATTCCAGTTTAAAATCTTTCATCCCTTCCGACTTTTCTCGACAGCCAAAGCCGTTTGAAGAACTTCCCAATTTCAAAGCAACGGAGTTTCGTCTTTTCGATTCCTACGTTGGTCCTCTCGTGACAAAAAAATTCTTCTCCGCTCAGCAACATCTGCACTTTTTGCATTATTATTGTGCTTTAAGACTACTTTCAATGCCGGTTCCGACGGTAGACCAAATCGAAACTGCTAAAACGCTCTTGGGCACATTTGTCGAGAATTTCCAAAGCCACTACGGGGAGAACAGTTTGACACACAATGTACATATGCTCCTACACCTGCCTGAGTACGTAGAAATGTACGGAAATCTCCCGTCAATCAGCGCCTTCAAGTACGAGAACTTCATGCAGCAGATTAAACGATACATAACGAGTAAAAAACACCAAGTCCTGCAGCAGCTTCACAAGCGTCTTACAGAGCAGCATCAAATCGCAAAGAGGAGCTGGTCTAAGAGGGAATTAACTGataaatttaaactgaaaaaaaaccttcttgGATGTGGATTTGCGTACCGCACGTGTACCTTCGAAGAAACAATTACTATTAGAGCAAATAGTAAAGATGATTGTATTTCGATAAACGGATTGCCCAGCAAAGTGCTTGGTTTCGCCGAACTGGATGGAAGAAAAGGAGCCATCATCAAAGAATTTGCCAACACAACGCCATTGTTTCTGGACCCAATTGACTCAACAAAAATCGGTGTGTGTTATGCTGAAACAATTACTGAAGAACTAAAATTTGTAGAGCTTGACTCAGTGTTCCAAAAGGCAATGAAAATTCCATTTGATAGTGGTTTCGTTATTATTTCGTTGTTACACCTTggatttgattaaaattgattaaaaaaactatatatatatatctttTATCCTATCTTCAATTACGCTTTGGgaccatccccccccccccttcatccCCCCATACAAAAgagatcttttttgtatggagcgtggacaaccgCCAAATCCGCctaatgtgtccacgtggtttatggatggttccctTTGGAGCTtccacactttccagatctttCTCAACTCAGTTCAATCACGTTGCGCCATGGTCCCGATTCATCCCAGTTGATAATAAATCTTGTAGtaaataatattataaaaaaataattttacaataaatatATTTCATTGATAACCACCTTTTGAAAAACTACCCTGGATTGACAAAATAAACTTTACTTgctatgaccttttcaaaataactgctTGAATCCGAAGCTGTCAAATTCTTTTGTGACGTTTGTTCTTTTTCACGGAATTTTCGTAGCGGTCGGACGTACTTTTTTCCCGATCGGGCTCGAGTCGCCGAACGGTCTTAAAAATGGCGGAACTGAAAAAGTACATCGAGCGGGAGTTTCTCCGCATTCGAGCTCAGCAGGAAATTGGTaagttttatttctattttgatATTCAATTTCTAACTTTTGATCATTTCGTTTCAGTTCAAAATCAGGTCCAAGAGTGCTTAGCTCACCATCGAACGGCTCGAGACTTTCAAATGGAAATGAAGAACGAAATCTCAGCGATTCGACAGGAGCTGGCTCACCTCAAGAAAATTCCTGAAAACAGGGTTTTCCCTGTGGGTTCTGTGGAGGATCTGGACCAGGTGCGGCGCAAATTCCGATCGCACGATACGAAAGAGAAGCTCGTCGGTGAAATTGAATATGTCCTGGAGCGGGTCTCAAAGGACAAGTGGCTGAAAAAGCTTATACGGGACGAGGTCGTGCAAGAATTCCGAGATGCCAAGACGATTCGCGATATGAATTTCATTCAATATGTGATCAGTaagtttcttttattttttaaatgttaacttTTATTTAGTATTCgaataatattttcaggaaatatcACCCAGACGAGCGAAACCGCCTTCACAGCAATGGTGTCAGCGGCGAAATCGCGCCTGTACTCGGCGCGGTACCGAAAAGGGCAAAAGGAGAACCGCAAGAGACCGGCCAAGAAGCCGCGTCGTGTGTTGGAAGATAGTGAGAACGAAGAGGACGATGAAACGGAAGGAGAAGATGGGAACAAAGACATCCCGTCGCCGGCTTTCTCCCCTTTGAAGCAAATTCGCTAACCAAACCCGACAAATGGGCCCTACGAATGTACCGAATCGTACTTAACACTGTTGACTAAATAAATGAAGTTGAATTCTATCGTTCCATGTTTTATTTACATCTGAAATGAATTATTTAGAAGGTTTTGAACTGCTTTCCAACAATTGTAATCAACCGATCAATCGACCGATTTCGTCGGGTTTAGATATATATACTGATAAGACTAAAACAACTGTTCCATAGACCGATTtcgtcggccgatttcgacgGCATATTTTGTACCCGACGCTTATGTAAAGTTTACACAGAAGTCTGTTGCCCGGTCGGCCGATTCGTTGGCCAACGAATCGGCCGAAACCACTCGACTAGACCCAATTTAGTTATGCGAaaagtcggatttttttttacggggAAGTAACTTAAAAACGTCAACTGCAGTTCTGCTGGTTGAGCGTGTACGAAAAAGAGAACTTccattttgcttttttccccTTATCACgatgcgatgtttttttttgacagataATCGTGAAACGTCACAAGCTCTTTTTTTTACCTGAGCGAGTTGGAAGTGGCAAAATTCCCTTCGACTTGACTCGCAAGCAACGACGAGAGTGTGTTGTAGTTTCACTTTAATTTATCCGACTAAAATCGTCTTGctccgtcatcgtcgtcgcgaGTGATTAAGCGCTTTAGTGCAGGTGTGTAGTGCTACTTAATCCGCCAATCTAGACGGTACGTAAAGGGTTCTCGACGCGCTTGAAAGTGGTTCCTTcgtggcagattttttttcctcgtaAATCTCTTTCGGGAAAACCACACCTCGGGCACTGGTTTTGGGGGGGCTGTCGTAAGTCGTGTTATCGCTCATCCGTCACGGCCAGTGCCCTCTCTTCCGTGGGGAAAGTgcaggcacacacacacacggagaAAAGTGGTCCATTTGCGCGAGGAGAAAATCTTTCCGAGTTTCCCGGGAGGGACAAAAATCGATTCTTGGACGTTGCGGGAATTGTGCCCTCTTGTGTGCAGTTAGTCGTCATTCATTTTTAATATCACCAGCAGCATCAATCAATTGGCCACCGACATTTAATTAACGCGTCCGGATGCCATTAAAAAAGCTagcattaattatttatttcgtACGGTACAAATAATGCTGTTGTTGTTGGCTGATAATTGTAAGTGCATAGCTTAGGGAGCATCGATGAATGACGGTGAACTTTTACCAGCCTTTGGTTATTTGGGAGAAAATGATGAACAAAACGGTACTTGTGCGTCTTCTATAAATAGCGGAATCATTTTTCCTCACTTCTTCGCCACCAGATATCGTACGATTGATGATTACTTATTTGAAAATCGAGGAAGAAAAGCCTTGAAATTACGGCACATGGTTATATTACTGATAAGAGTTATCAttgtcacacacacatacacatgtgGAAAGTATCTCTGCTGGTTCATACCAAAATTTCATCACACTTTAATAAACATACAGATTGAGACAATTATTGCCACAAAAAAACTTTCAGTTTCGTCACCTGGCTTTCGGTCACTAATTGTTGTTTTATGACACAGAAAAGCGTTTTTGTCGTCGCAGGGTTTTAACCGTTAAGTTGTGTGACTTTAGATTGTTTGATggcttttttaacgattttttttttttttttagtatttaaataaGATCATTCCCTAAACACGAATCGCCTCAAGGATTTTTTAATTagcatttttcaataaaactttggcaattttaaatttttattcccAACTcctaaatgtaaaattttatgcattctaaaaataattcatGTGGTAAAAGCGCCTTTCAAATATAAAGGTTACGTGGTTTATGTACGAAACCCAAGAACCAAAATTAACATGGGAATAGAAAGGGACTTTATGATAGATGTATAAATCCTTCGGAAAAATTAGTTGACATTTctaattgaatattttgataattttaatcaAGGATTGACCAAAGTATGGCTCACGAGGTGATTTTGTTTGGCCCGCGGACCCTTTTTGAATGATCATTTAAAtcaatgatgaaaaattgtacATTGAAATATTGATCATGTCGATTGGCCCTTTCTGTAAAATCTGTAAAGGACACAAAacttaagttaaaattttatgatttcaatcaaatgtcattttcaattttcattttatttgtaaaattacTATTGTCTTCAGCAACAAAATACTCAAACACCCCTAGACTTTGACCAAGTCGTCTTATATAAAAACTGCTTACAAAAGTACTGATAAAATGATTTCAATATTAGGcatgaaaattgaattaatgcgtgtaattattatgttttgcaattagttttgttttgaataaatttgaaataattgcaggccaaggattgatacctaagagcatgcaatggcactgaccttgttgcgtgctcttcggttgacgtccacgtaaggaacatcctggaaggagcgcaactaactacatccgtagttctgttagatcatccgaattatcttgatcagaacagtatagctctggttccttgcgagtgtcctattttcttacc harbors:
- the LOC120414112 gene encoding uncharacterized protein LOC120414112; the encoded protein is MTSPWTVRRRKRKMRRLNEYDEIFQSHLSLIEASADLTESINMPADGFEDIPMGDASGYKSQPQCQEPGEIENICEHQPENSNDPVDDRPSVPLKYRLAHFVSEFQLSVQATASLLGILRDEGLDLPMCRATLLETPQVPIVPKIEPPGEYMHFGIQSCLSRLSEDPTVSSMEEIKLDINIDGLPISKNGRCVWPILAAFPDVREISPFVIGCYSGVKEPSDFDSFLSDFVSEVNQLTRDGVEMTRGGITRRLSFSIRLFICDRPATCKITSVVSHVSKHGCPNCNQIGHRVGQVTVYSPIKGSARDDHSFRTRLDKDHHKAESISGVERISGLDMIKQIGVDPMHACHLGVTKRVLESTVGKVKKAGYVGTRLRKVGREQAGQFYSSLKSFIPSDFSRQPKPFEELPNFKATEFRLFDSYVGPLVTKKFFSAQQHLHFLHYYCALRLLSMPVPTVDQIETAKTLLGTFVENFQSHYGENSLTHNVHMLLHLPEYVEMYGNLPSISAFKYENFMQQIKRYITSKKHQVLQQLHKRLTEQHQIAKRSWSKRELTDKFKLKKNLLGCGFAYRTCTFEETITIRANSKDDCISINGLPSKVLGFAELDGRKGAIIKEFANTTPLFLDPIDSTKIGVCYAETITEELKFVELDSVFQKAMKIPFDSGFVIISLLHLGFD
- the LOC120414111 gene encoding uncharacterized protein LOC120414111: MAELKKYIEREFLRIRAQQEIVQNQVQECLAHHRTARDFQMEMKNEISAIRQELAHLKKIPENRVFPVGSVEDLDQVRRKFRSHDTKEKLVGEIEYVLERVSKDKWLKKLIRDEVVQEFRDAKTIRDMNFIQYVIRNITQTSETAFTAMVSAAKSRLYSARYRKGQKENRKRPAKKPRRVLEDSENEEDDETEGEDGNKDIPSPAFSPLKQIR